Within the Arthrobacter sp. V1I7 genome, the region ACTGCCCATCGTGGACTCGCCCGTGACGCTGACGGTGGCCAACGCCGTCTCCACGCCCCTGCTCAACGTGGTTTCGAAGCTGATAGTGAATGGCGTGGGAACTACACGTCAGGCCGCACTGTCAGGACAGCCGTGACCACCACTGCTGGCTCCCAGCGGCCCAACCCCCGGATGTCGTCGTCGGGGAATCCTTGATCGACATCATCACGACGTCAGCCGGACCTGTGGAATTCGCCGGCGGGTCAGGCCTCAACGTGGCCTACGGCCTTGGGCGGCTCGGGGCGGACACAGGCCTGCTGACAGTGCTGGGCGCGGACCAGAGGGCCGAAGCCATCCGGCAACACCGGATTCAGCTGCAGTGCAGCCTCTGCCCCGTGCCACCCGCCTGAGCCGCACCTCCGATGCCACACCCGCATTGGCAGAGAACACAAGCGGCCGATGTTGCCCGGAGACAACTTCTGGGTCCCACTCTCAGGAAACCTTTACGGGATTCCTTGCCTGGAATCACATCTCAGCCACGAGGTCAGCTTAGTTCACGAGCATCAAGCGCGCGGATAGCGTCAGAGAGTAAACGCGCAGGGTTCTCAGGGATCTTCTTCAAGGAGCGCTGGCTCGGCCATGTTGTGAACCCGTCATCTTCCCATCGAGGAACAACATGGAAGTGAAGATGGGGGACGGATTGCTCCGATCCTGGACCACTCGCGCTGAGTAGATTGACACCTGGGGCGCCCAAGG harbors:
- a CDS encoding PfkB family carbohydrate kinase; translation: MAWELHVRPHCQDSRDHHCWLPAAQPPDVVVGESLIDIITTSAGPVEFAGGSGLNVAYGLGRLGADTGLLTVLGADQRAEAIRQHRIQLQCSLCPVPPA